CCGGCGCGGCCAGGCGCACGTCGAGGCGGGGGTCGTCGGCGTCGACCACCTCCGCGGCGGTGCCGGCGCGGCGCCGCAGCGCCCCCCCGGCGACGCTCGCCGTCGCACCGGCGACGAGCAGGGTTGCCAGGAGCCGGAGCCGGCGAGGGAGAGACCGCATGTGACGGATTGTAGGGACCGGCACCCGTCGGGCTACACTCCCGCCGTGCTCGACCAGCCGGCACCCGACTTTCGCTGCGCGGTCGCGGGCGGTGGAACCCTGGGCCGGGACGACCTCGCCGGCACCACCACCGTGCTGCTCTTCTACCTCGAGGCGGCCACCCCGGACTGCCGGCAGCAGCTGGTCACCTTCGCCGCCGAGGCGGAGTCGCTGGAGGCGCTCGGCGCCCGGGTGGTGGCGATCAGCGCCGACCCCCCGGAGCGGCTGGCGGAGTGGGCGGGGAAGCTCGGCGAGCCCTTCCCGCTGCTCTCCGACCCCACCGGCGAGGCGGCCCGCGCCTTCGGGGTCTGGGACGCGGAGCAGCGCCGGGCCCGCCGCGCCGCCTTCATCCTCGACGCCGCCGGGATGGTGCGGCTCGCCAACCTCCGCTACTCGGTGGGCCGGACCGGCGACGTCCTCGAGGTCTTCGAGGTCCTCGAGCGGCTCGCCGGCGGCTGACCCTCAGCCCCGCAGCAGCAGGTAGGTGACCACGCCCACCCCCAGCGCCGCGGTGAGCAGCGCGAGCAGCCCCTCGGGCCAGAGCTCGGCCCGGAAGCGGCCGGCGCCGATCTGCGCCCGGGCCCGGACGAAGCGCAGCAGGCTGAGGGCGGTCGCGGCCACCCCGGCGCCGACGAGGGCGACGCCGATCAGGGTGGGGACGCCCAGGCTCGTCGCCGACGCCGACCGCTCGTCGACGAAGGCGCCGAAGCGGGCCATCGCGAACCCCAGGGCGATCAGGGTGACCCCGGTGCGGATCCAGGCGAGCAGGGTGCGCTCGTTGGCGAGGTGCTCGCGGGTGGCACCTGGGGGTGGTGGTCTGCGCACCGCCGACCTCCGTTGATGACGGGTTCGGCGGGGATTGTGCGCCGCCGGCACGGGTCGACCACGATGCGGCTGCTGGACCTGGGCACGGTGCCCTGGATCCGCTCGCAGAGCGTCCACCACGCCGTCGCCGCCTGCTTCGGCGAGGACAGCCCCGACACCGTGGTGCTGGTGCGGCCCGACCGCTCCTACCTCTGCGTCGGCCAGCATGCCCTCGGCCCGGCGCCCTCGCCCGCGGCGCTCCGCCGCATCGGCCTGCCGGTGGTGCGCCGCCGGCTGGGCGGGGGCACCGTGCTGATCACCCCG
This window of the Candidatus Dormiibacterota bacterium genome carries:
- a CDS encoding DUF202 domain-containing protein — encoded protein: MRRPPPPGATREHLANERTLLAWIRTGVTLIALGFAMARFGAFVDERSASATSLGVPTLIGVALVGAGVAATALSLLRFVRARAQIGAGRFRAELWPEGLLALLTAALGVGVVTYLLLRG
- a CDS encoding redoxin domain-containing protein, whose protein sequence is MLDQPAPDFRCAVAGGGTLGRDDLAGTTTVLLFYLEAATPDCRQQLVTFAAEAESLEALGARVVAISADPPERLAEWAGKLGEPFPLLSDPTGEAARAFGVWDAEQRRARRAAFILDAAGMVRLANLRYSVGRTGDVLEVFEVLERLAGG